One region of Corynebacterium capitovis DSM 44611 genomic DNA includes:
- a CDS encoding ABC transporter substrate-binding protein has product MSSQRAPRVRRLHSAAAALSLLAPLPACGSADTRGESDPVVVAASASPAGLDFTTTAGAAAPQALMGNVYETLVRIDDSGQPQPFLAESWDETASGTEYTFHLRGDVTFSNGKPFTAQDAAFSILYTRDSWTNGLKSHMAPVANAEAVDDHTLRVTLSRPSSSWLWSMGTLTGAMMTAESIPRLASDPLGTGPYTVRAFTPGEAVTFAARGEYWGDSASHDAVIRYFSDAVTAVNALRAGDVDVVWSMQAPELLPTLGSDIGVEVGTTNSEVLFSMNNRTAPFDDPAVRHAAAYAIDRHALNDVVYNGMATDTGGAPVPPSDPWYTGEDYYPYDPDRARALLAGRQPEVTITVPNLTYATTASELIFSQLRDVGFRVTLETVEFPAVWLSKVLKGHDYQASLVAHVEPRDIPTLFGNPDYYLGYDSARTRELLAAAEAGDQAGNMRAAVDQLMGDGAALTLANAPNIVLLAPGVGGVDADVVTDSLPLAPITRQEQP; this is encoded by the coding sequence ATGAGTTCACAGCGGGCCCCGCGCGTTCGCCGTCTCCATAGCGCCGCGGCGGCCCTCTCGCTGCTTGCCCCCCTGCCCGCCTGCGGGTCTGCTGATACACGGGGCGAATCGGACCCCGTCGTAGTGGCCGCCTCAGCCTCCCCTGCCGGTCTGGACTTCACCACCACGGCGGGCGCGGCGGCACCGCAGGCGCTGATGGGCAACGTCTACGAAACCCTGGTGCGCATCGACGATTCCGGCCAGCCGCAGCCCTTCCTCGCCGAGAGCTGGGACGAGACCGCCTCCGGCACCGAGTACACCTTCCACCTCCGCGGGGACGTGACCTTTTCCAACGGCAAACCCTTCACCGCCCAGGATGCCGCGTTTTCCATCCTCTACACCCGCGACTCCTGGACCAACGGGCTCAAGTCCCACATGGCGCCCGTGGCAAACGCAGAAGCGGTCGATGATCACACGCTGAGGGTGACGCTGAGCCGGCCGTCGAGTAGCTGGCTGTGGTCGATGGGGACGCTGACGGGCGCCATGATGACGGCCGAGAGCATCCCCCGCCTTGCGTCCGACCCGCTGGGCACCGGCCCCTACACCGTGCGCGCGTTCACCCCGGGTGAAGCCGTCACCTTCGCCGCCCGGGGTGAGTACTGGGGTGACTCAGCCAGCCACGACGCCGTGATCCGCTACTTCTCGGACGCCGTGACCGCCGTCAACGCCCTGCGCGCCGGCGACGTCGACGTCGTGTGGTCCATGCAGGCCCCCGAGCTGCTCCCCACGCTCGGTAGCGACATCGGCGTCGAGGTGGGCACCACCAATAGCGAGGTGCTCTTCAGTATGAACAACCGCACCGCGCCTTTCGACGACCCCGCCGTGCGCCACGCCGCGGCCTACGCTATCGACCGCCACGCCCTCAACGACGTGGTCTACAACGGCATGGCCACCGATACCGGCGGCGCGCCGGTGCCCCCCTCCGACCCCTGGTACACCGGAGAGGACTACTACCCCTACGACCCGGACCGGGCGCGGGCCCTGCTCGCGGGCAGGCAGCCCGAGGTGACCATCACCGTGCCGAACCTGACATACGCCACAACAGCCAGTGAGCTCATCTTCTCCCAGCTGCGCGACGTCGGGTTCCGCGTCACCCTGGAGACCGTCGAGTTCCCCGCGGTCTGGCTCTCGAAGGTCCTCAAGGGACACGACTACCAGGCCTCCCTGGTGGCTCACGTCGAACCGCGGGATATCCCCACCCTCTTCGGTAACCCCGACTACTACCTCGGGTACGACTCCGCGCGCACCCGGGAGCTTCTCGCCGCGGCGGAGGCCGGCGACCAGGCCGGCAACATGCGCGCGGCAGTCGACCAGCTCATGGGCGACGGGGCGGCACTGACCTTGGCCAACGCCCCCAATATCGTCCTGCTCGCGCCCGGCGTGGGAGGAGTCGACGCGGACGTGGTGACAGATTCTCTCCCCCTCGCGCCTATCACCCGGCAGGAACAACCATGA
- a CDS encoding alpha/beta fold hydrolase — MLIERDGFSVFARTIGDTTKPALLFLQGGPGQAAPRERYEWITAALEHYQVVLLDQRGTGRSTRIDRATPLLLRASVLSQLRADEIVADAEAIRTALGLEQWDVLGQSFGGFCLVHYLARYPASIRHAFFTGGLPSVTRGVDEVYEATFAKLRERHRVFYERVPHAEHTIREVCRHLDNSEETLPTGERLSSRRFRTIGAALGQEGGFDALGALLEAPFHPNGRLRTDFLAQVGDRVSFERAPLYAAVHESIYGGTVPGATAWAAQRVSETLDGFAPSASPDDDEFYLTGEHIFPFQFDEDPALRPFRGAARQLAEKDDWPNLYEGLTRVGSAHAVVYTDDLYVPRSFSLESADVLGARVHETDRWQHDGLRKHGRAVIVTLLDLAGGVR; from the coding sequence ATGCTGATCGAACGCGACGGGTTCTCCGTCTTCGCCCGCACCATCGGTGACACCACTAAGCCCGCGCTGCTGTTCCTCCAAGGTGGTCCGGGGCAGGCGGCGCCCCGCGAGCGCTACGAGTGGATCACCGCGGCGCTCGAGCATTACCAGGTTGTCCTGCTGGACCAGCGGGGCACGGGCCGTTCCACCCGCATCGACAGGGCCACCCCCTTGCTTCTGCGCGCCTCGGTCCTCTCCCAGCTCCGCGCGGACGAGATCGTCGCCGATGCCGAGGCGATCCGTACCGCGTTGGGGTTGGAGCAGTGGGACGTGCTGGGGCAATCGTTTGGAGGGTTCTGCTTGGTGCACTACCTGGCGCGCTACCCGGCGTCGATAAGACATGCCTTCTTTACGGGCGGGTTGCCCTCGGTGACCCGCGGGGTAGACGAGGTGTACGAGGCGACCTTTGCCAAGCTCAGGGAGCGTCACCGGGTGTTTTATGAGAGGGTGCCGCACGCTGAGCACACGATCCGCGAGGTGTGCCGGCACCTGGATAACTCGGAGGAGACGCTGCCCACGGGGGAGCGGCTCAGCTCGCGCAGGTTCCGGACGATCGGCGCCGCGCTCGGGCAGGAGGGTGGCTTCGACGCGCTCGGCGCGCTGCTCGAGGCTCCGTTCCACCCGAACGGCCGGCTGCGCACCGATTTCCTCGCGCAGGTCGGGGACCGCGTCTCGTTCGAGCGCGCTCCGCTGTACGCCGCGGTGCACGAGTCGATTTACGGCGGGACGGTGCCTGGTGCGACGGCGTGGGCGGCGCAGCGCGTCTCCGAAACACTAGACGGCTTCGCGCCCAGCGCGTCCCCGGATGACGACGAGTTCTACCTCACCGGCGAACACATCTTCCCCTTCCAGTTCGATGAGGATCCGGCGCTGCGCCCCTTCCGGGGGGCGGCTCGCCAGCTCGCGGAGAAGGACGATTGGCCGAATCTTTACGAAGGCCTCACCCGCGTTGGGAGCGCGCACGCCGTGGTCTACACCGATGACCTCTACGTGCCGCGGTCGTTTTCCCTCGAGTCGGCGGACGTTCTCGGCGCCCGGGTGCACGAGACGGATCGGTGGCAGCACGACGGTTTGCGGAAACACGGGCGCGCCGTCATTGTAACGCTGCTAGATCTGGCTGGGGGAGTACGATGA
- a CDS encoding acid phosphatase — MKKIASLLLVAASVSAAPTVAAQPLADVNLQLPANAPVTLPQLRDAGTGSSTGGVPVQHDAGAPVPQPFTPDYLTGYISDISAYDYGIYSQVNSLFPEVRQNQPETMQANLDTVVRINNTATPEQVARAQEDAIASEGGLLTALSPALGGEFGAAFRAALDENRLPKTTYLLDNGYLARAGGLASSTLIEKGIFNNPRPHIVAPDRIVRYITPGAEDLYLTGPSFPSGHTNQATWVTSLLAYMVPEVAPQLAYRGVEAGNSRVVLGVHYPLDVIGGRMSGYAAAADRLNDPRMRHALDQAAAELRAEIEWRTGKTIAQLVASDAPYVSTQQAVTTMGEWADYGLPRVYNPDAPMIVPQAAPVLLAGKFPNLSWDQRAEVLRLTASEAGNPLDWQGEGGSWQRINLVAALAASVTVGADGQVSVS, encoded by the coding sequence GTGAAAAAGATTGCCTCCCTCCTCCTCGTCGCCGCGAGCGTGAGTGCCGCGCCGACGGTGGCAGCGCAGCCGCTTGCCGACGTCAACCTGCAACTCCCCGCCAACGCCCCGGTCACCCTCCCGCAGCTCCGGGACGCGGGCACGGGTTCCTCCACCGGCGGGGTCCCCGTGCAGCACGACGCGGGCGCCCCCGTGCCGCAGCCCTTCACCCCCGACTACCTCACGGGGTACATCTCGGACATCTCCGCGTACGACTACGGGATCTATTCCCAGGTCAACAGCCTCTTCCCCGAGGTGCGCCAGAACCAGCCGGAGACGATGCAGGCCAACCTGGACACCGTGGTGCGCATCAACAACACTGCGACCCCGGAGCAGGTCGCGCGTGCCCAAGAGGACGCCATCGCCTCCGAGGGGGGCCTGCTCACCGCGCTGTCGCCGGCCCTAGGCGGCGAGTTCGGGGCGGCCTTCCGCGCGGCGCTGGACGAAAACCGCCTGCCCAAGACCACCTACCTGCTGGACAATGGTTACCTTGCGCGGGCGGGGGGTCTGGCTAGCTCCACGCTGATTGAGAAGGGGATCTTCAACAACCCGCGGCCCCACATCGTCGCGCCGGACCGGATCGTCCGTTACATCACCCCGGGCGCCGAGGACCTTTACCTCACCGGCCCGTCCTTCCCTTCTGGGCACACCAACCAGGCGACCTGGGTGACCTCCTTGCTCGCGTACATGGTTCCCGAGGTCGCGCCCCAGCTTGCCTACCGCGGCGTCGAGGCCGGAAACTCGCGTGTGGTGCTGGGGGTCCACTACCCCCTCGACGTGATCGGGGGGCGCATGTCCGGCTACGCGGCCGCTGCCGACCGCCTCAACGACCCCCGCATGCGCCACGCTCTGGACCAGGCGGCGGCCGAGCTGCGCGCTGAGATCGAGTGGCGCACCGGCAAGACGATTGCGCAGCTTGTCGCCTCCGACGCCCCCTACGTGTCGACACAGCAGGCGGTCACAACAATGGGGGAGTGGGCCGACTACGGCCTGCCGCGCGTGTACAACCCGGATGCGCCGATGATTGTGCCACAGGCCGCGCCGGTTCTCCTCGCGGGGAAGTTCCCCAATTTGAGCTGGGATCAGCGCGCCGAGGTGCTTCGCCTCACCGCGTCCGAGGCAGGCAACCCGCTGGACTGGCAGGGCGAGGGCGGCTCCTGGCAGCGCATCAACCTGGTCGCGGCGCTGGCCGCCTCGGTGACGGTCGGTGCCGACGGCCAGGTGAGCGTGAGCTAA
- a CDS encoding ABC transporter permease yields the protein MLARLSPAQRAGAGFATAVVAVALLAAVWTPYDPLQANPTARLEGSSAAHWMGTDQFGRDVLSRVMAGARITLAVSLGAVAFSAAAGVSLGIAAGMRRGALESVVMRANDLLMAFPALLLAIVFTAVFGSSSWIVVLAIGIAGIPGFARVARAGTLRVMSQDYILAARVAQVPPLKVARRHVLPNIAGLVSVQVSVALALAILAEAGLSFLGLGTPAPYASWGRMLQASQPFLATAPHLAVWPGLAIAATVLSFNLIGGDRDPR from the coding sequence ATGCTCGCCCGACTTTCCCCCGCGCAGCGCGCCGGCGCCGGTTTCGCCACCGCCGTGGTAGCCGTGGCACTGCTGGCTGCCGTGTGGACGCCGTACGACCCGCTTCAGGCCAACCCCACCGCGCGCCTGGAGGGGTCGAGCGCGGCGCACTGGATGGGCACCGACCAGTTCGGGCGCGACGTCCTCTCGCGCGTTATGGCTGGCGCGCGCATCACGCTGGCTGTCAGCCTCGGGGCCGTCGCATTCTCCGCAGCCGCGGGCGTGTCGCTCGGGATCGCTGCAGGCATGCGCCGCGGGGCGCTTGAATCTGTGGTGATGCGCGCCAACGACCTGCTCATGGCCTTCCCCGCGCTGTTGCTCGCCATCGTGTTCACAGCCGTGTTCGGGTCGAGCTCGTGGATCGTGGTGCTGGCTATCGGCATCGCCGGCATCCCCGGATTCGCCCGCGTCGCGCGCGCGGGAACGCTTCGAGTGATGAGCCAGGATTACATCCTCGCGGCCCGCGTGGCGCAGGTCCCGCCGCTCAAGGTTGCGCGTCGACACGTGCTGCCCAACATCGCTGGCCTGGTGAGCGTCCAGGTCTCCGTCGCGCTGGCGCTGGCCATCCTCGCGGAGGCGGGGTTGTCCTTCCTCGGTCTGGGCACCCCGGCGCCCTACGCCTCCTGGGGCCGCATGCTGCAGGCCTCCCAGCCCTTCCTGGCCACCGCCCCCCACCTCGCGGTGTGGCCCGGCCTGGCCATCGCGGCCACCGTCTTGAGCTTCAACCTGATCGGAGGCGACCGTGATCCGCGTTGA
- the rpsT gene encoding 30S ribosomal protein S20 has protein sequence MANIKQQKKRILTNEKRRLRNKAVRSATRTEIRKFQEAVESGDKAAAEEQLRIASRKLDKAVTKGVYHRNNAANKKSNMARALNKMA, from the coding sequence ATGGCAAACATCAAGCAGCAGAAGAAGCGCATCCTCACCAATGAAAAGCGGCGCCTGCGCAACAAGGCGGTTCGCTCCGCCACCCGCACGGAGATCCGCAAATTCCAGGAAGCTGTCGAGTCCGGCGACAAGGCTGCCGCCGAGGAGCAGCTGCGCATCGCGTCCCGCAAGCTGGACAAGGCCGTGACCAAGGGCGTCTACCACCGCAACAACGCGGCGAACAAGAAGTCCAACATGGCCCGCGCCCTGAACAAGATGGCCTAA
- the lepA gene encoding translation elongation factor 4 gives MAAHIDNFAEVTFTDPAHIRNFCIIAHIDHGKSTLADRILQYSKVVSERDMREQFLDNMDIERERGITIKAQNVRLPWTPTSGPFVGQQTVLQMIDTPGHVDFSYEVSRALEACEGAILLVDAAQGIEAQTLANLYMAMDNDLEIIPVLNKIDLPAADPDKYALEIANIIGVEPEDVLRVSGKTGQGVPELLDKLVELVPPPTSEHGADAPARALIFDSVYDTYRGVVTYVRMIDGTLRPNQQVTMMNTGVRHEILEIGVVSPTMKKTAGLGPGEVGYLITGVKDVRETRVGDTVTWASKGATVPLAGFEEVKPMVYSGLFPVSQEDFPALRESLEKLQLNDASLTWEPETSVALGFGFRCGFLGLLHMEITRDRLEREFDLDLISTAPSVTYRVIAEDGSEQVVHNPSDWPGGKLQAVYEPVVNMTLLVPQEFVGTTMELCQSKRGTMKNLEYLSEDRVELRYIMPLGEIIFDFFDMLKSRTKGYASLNYEEAGEQEADLVKVDILLQGEPVDAFSAIVHRDSALWYGNKMTKKLKELIPRQQFEVPVQAAIGSKIIARENIRALRKDVLSKCYGGDISRKRKLLEKQKAGKKRMKSIGSVTVPQEAFVAALSTDEG, from the coding sequence ATGGCTGCGCACATCGACAACTTCGCGGAAGTGACCTTCACGGATCCCGCCCACATCCGCAATTTCTGCATCATTGCCCACATCGACCACGGGAAATCGACCCTCGCGGACCGCATTTTGCAGTACTCCAAAGTGGTCAGCGAACGCGACATGCGCGAGCAATTCCTCGACAACATGGACATCGAGCGCGAGCGCGGCATCACCATCAAAGCGCAGAACGTGCGCCTACCGTGGACGCCCACCAGTGGCCCCTTCGTGGGCCAGCAAACCGTGCTCCAAATGATCGACACGCCCGGGCACGTCGACTTCTCCTACGAGGTGTCGCGCGCCCTCGAGGCGTGCGAGGGGGCCATTTTGCTTGTCGACGCAGCCCAGGGGATCGAGGCGCAAACGCTGGCCAACCTGTACATGGCGATGGACAACGACCTGGAGATCATCCCGGTCCTCAACAAGATTGACCTGCCAGCGGCGGACCCGGACAAGTACGCCCTCGAGATCGCGAACATCATCGGTGTCGAGCCGGAGGACGTGCTGCGCGTGTCCGGCAAGACGGGGCAGGGCGTGCCGGAGCTGCTAGATAAGTTGGTCGAGCTCGTTCCGCCGCCCACCTCGGAGCACGGGGCGGACGCCCCGGCGCGGGCGCTGATTTTCGATTCCGTCTACGACACGTACCGTGGCGTGGTCACTTACGTTCGCATGATTGACGGGACGCTGCGGCCGAACCAGCAGGTCACCATGATGAATACGGGTGTGCGCCACGAGATCCTCGAGATCGGGGTGGTCTCACCGACCATGAAGAAGACCGCGGGGCTCGGCCCGGGCGAGGTGGGCTACCTCATCACGGGCGTGAAAGACGTGCGAGAGACGCGCGTGGGGGACACGGTCACGTGGGCGTCGAAAGGCGCGACCGTGCCCCTCGCTGGCTTCGAGGAGGTCAAGCCGATGGTGTACTCGGGCTTGTTCCCCGTCAGCCAGGAGGACTTCCCGGCGCTGCGGGAGTCGCTGGAGAAGCTGCAGCTTAACGACGCCTCCCTCACCTGGGAGCCCGAAACCTCCGTGGCGCTGGGCTTCGGATTCCGCTGCGGCTTCCTCGGCCTGCTGCACATGGAAATCACCCGCGACCGCCTCGAGCGCGAGTTTGACCTCGACCTGATCTCTACCGCCCCGTCCGTCACCTACCGGGTCATCGCAGAGGACGGCTCCGAGCAGGTCGTGCACAACCCCTCCGACTGGCCCGGCGGCAAGTTGCAGGCCGTTTACGAGCCGGTGGTGAACATGACGCTGCTCGTGCCGCAAGAGTTCGTGGGCACCACGATGGAGCTGTGCCAGTCCAAACGCGGAACGATGAAGAACTTGGAGTATCTCTCCGAGGACCGGGTGGAACTGCGCTACATCATGCCGCTGGGTGAAATCATCTTCGACTTCTTCGACATGCTGAAGTCGCGCACCAAGGGCTACGCCTCGTTAAACTACGAGGAGGCAGGCGAGCAGGAAGCGGACCTAGTCAAGGTGGACATCCTGTTGCAGGGGGAGCCCGTGGACGCCTTCTCGGCGATCGTTCACCGGGACTCCGCCCTGTGGTACGGCAACAAAATGACAAAGAAGCTCAAGGAGCTTATTCCGCGCCAGCAGTTCGAGGTGCCGGTCCAGGCCGCCATCGGATCCAAGATCATCGCCCGCGAAAACATCCGCGCCCTGCGCAAGGACGTGCTGTCCAAGTGCTACGGCGGCGACATTTCGCGCAAGCGCAAGCTGCTGGAGAAGCAGAAGGCCGGCAAGAAGCGCATGAAGTCCATCGGCTCGGTGACCGTGCCGCAGGAGGCGTTTGTCGCAGCACTGTCCACGGACGAGGGTTAG
- a CDS encoding ABC transporter permease, producing MTAALRILARFAGLLLAASVLIFLLLRAVPGDPARIALGVTATDEAVAALSAKLGTDRPLFTQYIDWVAGLCTGRFGVSMSSGTDITALVLERAGVSLALTLSAMALALVIAVPVGIFLARRDRTPAGTAVAALTQLGIVVPSFLVAILAVGVFSVRLGWLPANGWGGVSNAVLPVAALAVVQAAILTRYVRSTIEEEMEKDYVRTARARGASIREVLFTRALKNAALPLLTVAGVQLSSLVVGAVVIERVFAIPGLGSMLIDAVGNRDLTTVQTLLMLLVAFTLLVNLVVDLLYAVVDPRVRRGH from the coding sequence ATGACCGCCGCCCTGCGCATCCTCGCCCGCTTCGCCGGCCTCCTTCTCGCTGCAAGCGTGCTCATCTTCCTGCTCCTGCGGGCGGTTCCGGGTGACCCGGCGCGCATCGCGCTCGGTGTCACGGCCACGGACGAGGCGGTGGCTGCGCTGTCGGCCAAGCTGGGCACGGACCGCCCCCTGTTCACTCAGTACATCGACTGGGTCGCGGGCCTGTGCACCGGCCGCTTCGGGGTGTCGATGTCCAGCGGCACCGACATCACCGCCCTCGTGCTGGAGCGCGCCGGCGTATCCCTTGCCCTCACCCTCTCCGCGATGGCGCTCGCCCTTGTCATCGCCGTGCCGGTGGGGATCTTCCTCGCCCGGCGCGACCGTACCCCCGCGGGTACTGCCGTCGCGGCGCTGACCCAGCTGGGCATCGTCGTGCCCAGCTTCCTCGTAGCCATCCTCGCCGTGGGCGTCTTCTCGGTCCGGCTGGGGTGGCTGCCCGCCAACGGATGGGGTGGTGTTTCGAACGCGGTGCTGCCGGTCGCGGCGCTCGCTGTGGTTCAGGCGGCGATCCTCACCCGGTACGTGCGCAGCACTATCGAGGAGGAAATGGAGAAGGATTACGTGCGCACGGCCAGGGCGCGGGGGGCGTCGATACGCGAGGTGCTCTTTACGCGCGCGCTGAAGAACGCGGCGCTGCCCCTGCTCACGGTGGCCGGGGTTCAGCTGTCCAGCCTCGTTGTGGGCGCGGTGGTGATCGAGCGAGTGTTCGCCATCCCTGGGCTGGGCAGCATGCTTATCGACGCAGTCGGCAACCGCGACCTCACCACCGTGCAAACCCTGCTCATGCTGTTGGTCGCCTTCACCCTCCTGGTCAACCTCGTCGTGGACCTGCTCTACGCTGTCGTCGATCCCCGCGTGAGGAGGGGCCACTGA
- a CDS encoding glycosyltransferase family 4 protein — MRTEKPIRVVLGAMALRPGGSGVQTYERELIRALGRCDAPDVDFAATVQSDAVAELPSRVKAITRPVGSGAKRALFGLLPAGQADVFHSLDVDLPVGQRGTLVATVHDMSVFDTPWAMSKARARGEQALLRRSLRAADVLIAVSEFTAKRVKELTGRVARVIPLAPASWVRVPGEKEVEAVRAKYALPESFVFQLGTLEPRKKPDVVAAAAQRLGVPMVLAGAGTDAPNLGFPARGLGYVDREDIPALYRAATVVCYASTYEGFGLPPLEAMACGAVVVASDVGGIRDAVGEGAVLVDTLSFDAWVGALQGPLFDADQRDHLIRRAGQRVAEMSWDTVARETLTVYRDVV; from the coding sequence ATGCGTACAGAAAAGCCCATACGCGTTGTGCTTGGCGCCATGGCGCTGCGGCCGGGCGGCAGCGGAGTCCAGACCTACGAGCGCGAGCTCATTCGCGCCCTCGGTCGCTGCGATGCTCCCGACGTCGACTTTGCGGCCACCGTGCAGTCCGACGCTGTCGCGGAGCTGCCCTCTCGCGTAAAAGCCATTACCCGCCCCGTCGGCAGCGGAGCGAAGCGCGCCCTGTTCGGGCTCCTCCCAGCCGGACAGGCGGACGTGTTTCATTCGCTCGACGTGGACTTGCCTGTGGGGCAGCGCGGAACGTTAGTGGCGACGGTCCACGACATGTCCGTTTTCGATACTCCCTGGGCGATGAGCAAGGCCCGCGCCCGGGGTGAGCAAGCGCTGTTGCGCCGCAGTCTTCGGGCGGCGGACGTGCTCATCGCGGTCTCGGAGTTCACGGCGAAACGCGTCAAGGAATTGACAGGCCGCGTAGCTCGCGTCATCCCGCTTGCGCCCGCATCCTGGGTGAGGGTGCCCGGTGAGAAGGAAGTTGAGGCCGTCCGCGCCAAGTACGCCCTCCCGGAAAGTTTTGTGTTCCAGTTGGGGACGCTCGAACCCAGGAAGAAGCCAGACGTGGTCGCCGCGGCCGCGCAGCGCCTGGGGGTTCCCATGGTGCTTGCGGGCGCGGGCACGGATGCTCCCAACCTCGGCTTCCCAGCCAGAGGCTTGGGCTACGTCGATCGGGAGGACATCCCCGCGCTCTACCGCGCGGCCACCGTCGTGTGCTACGCATCGACCTATGAGGGCTTCGGCTTACCGCCTCTCGAGGCCATGGCCTGTGGCGCGGTTGTCGTTGCCAGCGACGTCGGGGGGATCAGGGACGCGGTGGGAGAGGGCGCGGTTCTCGTCGATACGTTGAGCTTTGACGCGTGGGTCGGTGCGCTGCAAGGCCCACTTTTTGACGCCGATCAGCGCGACCACCTCATCCGCCGCGCCGGGCAGCGCGTGGCCGAGATGAGCTGGGATACCGTTGCCCGCGAGACACTGACCGTCTACCGCGACGTCGTCTGA
- a CDS encoding ATP-binding cassette domain-containing protein, with protein MIRVDHLTIPGILSDVSLTVSPGERVGIIGESGSGKTMTALAIMGLTDHVELRGSITVFGTEMVGSTDRARRRVRGARVAMIFQEPMTALDPLVTVGRQVCRDRGRARALLAEVGVDRPDAYPHELSGGQRQRVLIAAALADDPDVLICDEPTTALDATVQRHILDLIARVVADRGMGLLFISHDLAVVRRMTDRVLVFQGGRVVAPDSDYALSLARAARPGPPGVPRTLGPPVISLDRVSLTRGSTKVLREVTLSVREGERLGIVGGSGSGKTSLLRVLAGLSTPDAGTVRVNGSVQMVFQDPYSSLDPRMPVASSIEEAGVSPARAAEVLTRVGLEGTGRRRPREFSGGQRQRISIARAAAPRPGIMLADEPVSALDVTLRAQVLSLLDEAVGDHSLVFVSHDLAVVREVCPTVAVLHRGSIVEHGPTERIWAAPQHAYTRELLDAARD; from the coding sequence GTGATCCGCGTTGATCACCTCACCATTCCCGGCATTCTAAGCGATGTCTCCCTCACCGTCTCCCCGGGAGAACGCGTTGGCATCATCGGTGAATCGGGGTCAGGGAAGACGATGACGGCGCTGGCCATCATGGGGCTTACGGACCACGTTGAGCTGCGCGGATCTATCACCGTCTTCGGCACCGAGATGGTGGGTTCCACCGACCGCGCCCGCCGACGCGTGCGTGGGGCGCGCGTCGCGATGATCTTCCAGGAACCGATGACCGCGCTCGACCCCTTGGTCACGGTGGGCCGCCAGGTCTGCCGGGATCGCGGGAGGGCGCGCGCCCTGCTCGCAGAGGTTGGGGTTGATCGGCCCGACGCCTACCCCCACGAGCTTTCCGGTGGCCAGCGTCAGCGGGTGCTCATCGCTGCCGCACTCGCCGACGACCCCGACGTCCTCATCTGCGACGAGCCGACCACCGCACTGGACGCCACCGTCCAGCGCCACATCCTCGACCTCATCGCCCGCGTCGTCGCCGACCGCGGCATGGGCCTGCTTTTTATCTCCCACGACCTGGCCGTGGTGCGTCGCATGACCGACCGCGTCCTCGTATTCCAGGGCGGGCGCGTCGTCGCACCCGATTCGGACTACGCGCTCTCCCTCGCCCGCGCCGCGCGACCCGGCCCGCCCGGCGTCCCCCGCACCCTTGGCCCCCCGGTGATCAGCCTCGACCGCGTCAGCCTCACCCGCGGCTCGACGAAGGTGCTGCGCGAGGTCACCCTTAGCGTGCGGGAGGGTGAGCGGCTCGGCATCGTGGGCGGCTCTGGGTCCGGCAAGACATCGCTACTCCGCGTCCTCGCGGGGTTGAGCACCCCTGATGCTGGAACCGTCCGGGTAAACGGGTCGGTTCAGATGGTCTTCCAGGATCCCTACTCCTCCCTGGACCCGCGTATGCCCGTCGCCTCATCGATCGAGGAGGCCGGCGTGAGCCCCGCCCGCGCCGCCGAGGTGCTCACCCGGGTCGGCCTCGAGGGCACGGGGAGGCGCCGGCCGCGGGAGTTCTCCGGTGGCCAGCGACAGCGCATCTCCATCGCCCGCGCCGCCGCCCCCCGCCCGGGCATCATGCTTGCCGACGAGCCCGTCTCGGCCCTCGACGTCACCCTCCGCGCGCAGGTGCTCTCGCTGCTCGACGAGGCCGTCGGTGACCACAGCCTAGTCTTCGTCTCCCATGACCTCGCCGTCGTGCGCGAGGTGTGCCCCACCGTCGCGGTCCTGCACCGTGGCAGCATCGTCGAGCACGGTCCCACGGAGCGGATCTGGGCGGCGCCGCAGCACGCCTACACGCGGGAGCTGCTTGACGCCGCGCGCGATTAG
- a CDS encoding type II toxin-antitoxin system PemK/MazF family toxin, translating to MLFRRSKRHRSSALDQGLALLNERLGSTPRDRSHKIASQLLVKPTAKVARSIYYAPDMDGQAEPGEVVWVTVPTNPPQERSLVVVGREHRDVLGLLISPEEDHPTREHWLGIGSGEWEYNGNPCWVRLDKTVMVPESELHRRGTYIPPRRFERIANRLRDHFDWV from the coding sequence ATGTTATTTCGCAGGTCGAAGCGCCACCGCAGCAGCGCACTCGACCAAGGCCTCGCGCTCCTCAACGAACGTTTGGGCAGCACGCCGCGAGACCGCAGCCACAAGATCGCCTCCCAACTGCTGGTCAAACCGACCGCGAAGGTTGCGCGCAGCATCTATTACGCCCCCGACATGGATGGGCAGGCCGAACCCGGCGAGGTCGTGTGGGTCACCGTGCCGACCAACCCCCCGCAGGAGCGCTCCCTCGTCGTTGTCGGTCGGGAGCACCGCGACGTGCTGGGGCTTCTCATCTCCCCCGAGGAGGATCACCCGACGCGCGAGCACTGGTTGGGGATCGGTTCCGGGGAGTGGGAGTATAACGGCAATCCCTGCTGGGTGCGCCTGGACAAGACGGTGATGGTCCCCGAGTCGGAGCTCCACCGCCGCGGAACGTACATCCCTCCGCGCCGTTTCGAGCGCATCGCCAACCGCCTGCGCGACCATTTCGACTGGGTGTAG